The bacterium genome includes the window GAAGAGCTTATAGAGCGCATTCGAAAGCTGGATCTGCCGCGGGTCAACGTTTATTTTCATGACTCCGACGTCGAGCTGTTCAAATCGCTTTTATACAAGCAGGACTCTACGCCGTCGCGGGAGGATCTTGAAAGCGGGATAATCGCGCTTCTTTCGACGGGCGGGCCGGACTGGGCGAGGCCTCGCAGCCTTTGCCGGGATCTTCAGGTCGCGGCAGTGGTTGAGGAAGTTTTGGGCCACGTTTACGAAATAATCACCCGATCGTCGTCCGCGTTCAACCTGCTTCTCGAATCCCGATTCTTCCGCCATCCCCATCTCAATCACTGCCAGACGGCGGCCATTTATTCAGTAATAGTCGGCGTCGAAATGGATTTCAACCTGCCCGCGCTCATAGACCTGGGGATATGCGGTTTGTTCTACGACATAGGCAAGCTGCGCGTGCCGCAGGAAATTCTCAACAAGCCGGGCAAACTCACGCAGCTCGAATACGCGCAGGTGAAAAAGCACTGCCACTTCGGGCGGCAGATGGCGTCGGAACTGGCGCGCAATTTCCCTTCGCTCGACCGCGTCGCGTTGGAGCACCACGAGAACTACTACGGGGGGGGGTACCCGCGCGACATCCGCGGCGACGACATCCATCCGTTCAGCCAGATCGTTTCGCTCGCGGACAAGTTCGCCGCGCAGCTCACGCCCAAGGAGTACAGAGACGCCTACCTGCCGGGCAAGGCATTCGAATCCGTACTTTCGCTCACCC containing:
- a CDS encoding HD domain-containing protein — protein: MDFITHEFEIAPENLLPGMVISRDLVHRGTTWLRFNTVLNEELIERIRKLDLPRVNVYFHDSDVELFKSLLYKQDSTPSREDLESGIIALLSTGGPDWARPRSLCRDLQVAAVVEEVLGHVYEIITRSSSAFNLLLESRFFRHPHLNHCQTAAIYSVIVGVEMDFNLPALIDLGICGLFYDIGKLRVPQEILNKPGKLTQLEYAQVKKHCHFGRQMASELARNFPSLDRVALEHHENYYGGGYPRDIRGDDIHPFSQIVSLADKFAAQLTPKEYRDAYLPGKAFESVLSLTRSSVSPQVFKAFMQSVMVYPRNSFLQLSSGAIAVVVESSASRPLHPTVELVYSDTGEAFVGVRPRLNLAERPDLSVVSFFSIYIPEKRA